The Peribacillus simplex genome contains a region encoding:
- the thiW gene encoding energy coupling factor transporter S component ThiW, with product MNPIKKLTLTAMITAITTLTSSFIFIPAGFAKVFPIQHLANVLTAVLLGPAYAVTQAFLVSIIRNMSGTGSIFAFPGSMIGALLAAILYQKTLSLKFACLGEVIGTGIIGSLACYPLAILLLGEKAALFGFLPAFMLSSFAGAILAFILLKILLKNTYMKGFFYENSINHRRL from the coding sequence ACGACGCTGACCAGTTCATTTATTTTCATACCTGCAGGATTTGCAAAGGTCTTTCCTATTCAGCATCTGGCAAATGTCCTGACGGCCGTTCTTTTGGGGCCGGCTTATGCTGTGACACAAGCTTTTTTAGTTTCCATCATTAGAAACATGTCTGGTACCGGTTCAATTTTCGCCTTTCCCGGGAGCATGATCGGTGCACTTTTGGCCGCAATCCTTTATCAAAAAACACTAAGCTTAAAATTCGCTTGTTTAGGGGAAGTGATCGGGACCGGCATTATCGGTTCCCTAGCCTGTTATCCACTTGCCATCCTCCTATTGGGAGAAAAAGCTGCTCTTTTCGGTTTTTTACCGGCCTTTATGCTCAGTTCATTCGCTGGTGCGATTTTAGCTTTCATATTACTTAAAATACTTCTAAAAAATACTTATATGAAGGGGTTTTTTTATGAAAACAGCATTAACCATCGCAGGCTCTGA